Proteins from a single region of Esox lucius isolate fEsoLuc1 chromosome 13, fEsoLuc1.pri, whole genome shotgun sequence:
- the hs3st1l2 gene encoding heparan sulfate (glucosamine) 3-O-sulfotransferase 1-like 2: protein MLGTVLLALLVLILLQTTQICVCLRELRAASSPPAQNATQQRLPGAIIIGVRKGGTRALLEMLNLHPDVEVAKAEVHYFNIEEHYQQGLAWYRAQMPFTLPGQLTVEKTPGYFASPQVPERVWEINPAVRLLLIVRDPAERLVSDYTQVLHNRMTRHKPYQPLEELLISQGHINPSYKALQRSLYHQHLAHWLDVFPREQIHVVDGESLIRDPFPELRRAESFLDLPPRIAPSNFYFNTTKGFYCLLSASGHDKCLDESKGRPHAPLRSQAFRKLCRYFREPNRLFFEMVGRSFSWC, encoded by the exons ATGCTGGGGACTGTCCTCCTAGCCCTGCTGGTCCTCATCCTACTGCAGACTACCCAGATATGCGTCTGCCTACGGGAGCTCCGAGCTGCCAGCTCGCCCCCAGCTCAAAACGCCACCCAGCAGCGCCTACCTGGGGCCATCATCATTGGCGTTCGTAAAGGCGGAACCAGGGCCCTCCTGGAGATGCTCAACCTCCATCCGGACGTAGAGGTGGCCAAAGCTGAG GTTCACTACTTTAACATAGAAGAACACTACCAGCAGGGGCTGGCCTGGTACCGTGCCCAGATGCCCTTCACCCTGCCTGGGCAGCTGACTGTGGAAAAGACCCCTGGCTACTTTGCCAGTCCCCAGGTCCCTGAAAGGGTCTGGGAAATAAACCCTGCTGTTCGTCTCTTGCTGATCGTCCGGGACCCCGCTGAACGCCTTGTTTCCGACTACACCCAGGTCCTCCATAACAGGATGACCCGCCACAAGCCGTACCAACCTTTAG AGGAGCTGTTGATCAGCCAGGGCCACATCAATCCATCTTATAAGGCCCTGCAGAGGAGCCTGTATCATCAGCACCTGGCCCACTGGCTGGATGTCTTCCCCAGGGAGCAGATTCACGTGGTGGATGGAGAGTCCCTCATCCGGGATCCCTTCCCTGAGCTACGGAGAGCTGAGAG CTTCTTGGACCTACCACCGCGCATAGCTCCATCTAACTTCTACTTCAACACCACCAAGGGCTTCTACTGCCTCCTCTCTGCCAGCGGCCACGACAAGTGCCTGGACGAGTCCAAGGGGAGGCCCCATGCTCCTCTCCGCTCCCAAGCCTTCAGGAAGCTTTGCCGATATTTCCGAGAACCCAACCGCTTGTTCTTTGAGATGGTGGGACGCTCATTCTCTTGGTGCTGA